GTTCGTTTTAAATTCCAACGTGGAGCTGCCGTTGGTTCTTCTGGTTCGCTCCGCTCGTTTGCTTTACGCGAGGTCACAAAACGAGCGCACCCTCTCACGACCGTTGCCCTCGTAACATTTGTAAAGGACATGTAAAAGGTCCATGCCTGCGCTATCCTTGACACAGCTTACTTCAAGAGTTTCCCCAGGGCATTGTAAAGCGTTTATCGAGACGAGTCTGTTAGCTAGGATGCTACATAGGAGTAAAAACTTGAGCTATTTTCTGAGCCTTGTCCCGGGCAAACGTCGTCTTGGGACGTACAGGTTCCTTCCCATCTTTTTTTGCATCGGAGGCGTCATGGAGTGGATCATGATCAACGTGAGGATAGGAAAAGAGACTTTTTGTGAgtataaaattacaaattgaGTGTCTTTGAAATAGTAAAGCCTTGGTTTAACTTTATATTTAGCTGACGTTAGCATGCTGGAGACTtctgttagcctgttagccCTGTAGCCTTCGTATGtaactgtgtttaaaaaggCCAAAACTTGCAAAGTGAGAACAGTTGCTTGTCTGATTTACATTTAGTAAATTCTGACTTGCTAGAGTGTATTAAGAACTTCCTGTCTGGCAATCTGCCTCACTTAACTTTAAACGTTTTATCGACGAGACGTTAAAAAAATGCCATGTTGCATGTTTTAGTAACTAGCAGCGTGTTTACCACGATGTTACAGTGGGCCCACTGTTAGGACCGCGCTTGTTTACAGATTTGGGACATGACACTCTCGTTGACCTTACAAATATGTCCTCAAACTTTGTTTTACTGCAGCCTCTCTCCTCCGCTCCACTGTCATTAGGAAATAtggaaaaaaatagagaaaagggggaaaaacaggTATTTTAAGTACACAGTACAGTcagttacagtggtgtgcaaaagtgtttgcccccttgctgatttcttgttttttttttttgcatgtttgtcacgcttaaatgtttcagatcatcaaacaaatttaaatattagtctaagataacacaagtaaacacaaaatgcagtttttaaatgaaggttgttattattaagggaaaacaaaatccaaacctacatggccttgtgtgaaatagtgattgccccttaaacctaataactggttgggccacccttagcagcaacaactgcaatcaagcgtttgcgataacttgcaacaagtcttttacagcgctgtggaggaattttggcccactcatctttgcagaattgttgtaattcagccacattggagggttttaagcatgaactgcctttttaaggtcatgccacagcatctcaataggattcaggtcaggactttgactaggccactccaaagtcttcattttcttcttcttcatctgtcagcctcactagaatgctgtatcaaattcacatctgaatccatataaggttcggctgttatgcaacagatgttgaataaacataattttgtgtttacttgtgt
This sequence is a window from Siniperca chuatsi isolate FFG_IHB_CAS linkage group LG10, ASM2008510v1, whole genome shotgun sequence. Protein-coding genes within it:
- the LOC122883341 gene encoding small integral membrane protein 4, producing MPALSLTQLTSRVSPGHCKAFIETSLLARMLHRSKNLSYFLSLVPGKRRLGTYRFLPIFFCIGGVMEWIMINVRIGKETFYDVYRRKQSERVYQQKIADGLIVLNEPADK